The Toxotes jaculatrix isolate fToxJac2 chromosome 14, fToxJac2.pri, whole genome shotgun sequence genome window below encodes:
- the LOC121193796 gene encoding matrix metalloproteinase-16, with amino-acid sequence MPSLALRNRRCVHGGCVGTLCLQLLLWILCAVNGEEQPFSVEAWLQRYGYLPAADPRMSVLRSARVMQSAIAAMQRRYGLNVTGALDGNTIDDNTIRWMKKPRCGVPDQIGGASRFSVRKRRYALTGQKWQHKHITYSIKNVTPKVGAEETHDAIRRAFDVWQNVTPLRFEAVPYSELERTKKDVDITIIFASGFHGDSSPFDGEGGFLAHAYFPGPGIGGDTHFDSDEPWTLGNPNHDGKHRSIVLSEPHLNLNLNLN; translated from the exons ATGCCTTCGCTGGCGCTCCGCAACAGGAGGTGCGTTCACGGCGGCTGTGTGGGGACGctgtgtttgcagctgctgctgtggattttATGTGCCGTGAACGGAGAGGAGCAGCCGTTCAGTGTGGAG gcGTGGCTCCAGAGGTACGGCTACCTCCCTGCTGCAGACCCCAGAATGTCAGTGCTGCGTTCTGCCCGAGTCATGCAGTCCGCTATCGCTGCCATGCAGCGCCGCTACGGCCTCAATGTCACAGGAGCTCTGGACGGAAACACTATAGA CGATAACACGATAAG GTGGATGAAGAAGCCCAGGTGTGGGGTTCCTGACCAGATAGGGGGTGCGTCCAGATTCAGTGTGAGGAAACGGCGGTACGCCCTCACTGGACAGAAGTGGCAGCACAAACATATCACATACAG TATAAAGAACGTGACGCCCAAGGTGGGTGCTGAGGAGACCCACGATGCCATTCGGCGAGCCTTTGACGTTTGGCAAAACGTGACGCCGCTGCGCTTTGAGGCTGTGCCCTACAGCGAGCTGGAGAGGACCAAGAAGGACGTGGACATCACCATCATCTTCGCTTCGGGTTTCCACGGCGACAGCTCGCCATTTGATGGCGAGGGTGGTTTCCTGGCTCATGCCTACTTCCCTGGGCCGGGAATAGGAGGCGACACGCACTTTGACTCAGATGAGCCGTGGACGCTGGGAAACCCCAACCATGACGGTAAGCATCGATCGATAGTGTTATCTGAACCccacctgaacctgaacctgaacctgaactgA